Below is a genomic region from Culicoides brevitarsis isolate CSIRO-B50_1 chromosome 2, AGI_CSIRO_Cbre_v1, whole genome shotgun sequence.
ATGCTGCAAATGCCCGTGAACGTGCTCGTATGAGGGTTCTGTCCAGTGCCTTTTACAAACTAAAAACAATCATTCCGTGGGTGCCTCGAGATACAAAGCTTTCCAAGCTGGATACTCTTAAATTAGCCACAAACTACATTTCATTTCTTGCTTCGGTATTAAAAGGGGAGCCCGTGGACATGATTTCACGAAGCATGCAGCAACCACAGAAACTGGTGAGtagtaattttcattcatattcgTAGTTTTCTCGTTGTAAATTGTGACCAGGTGTCTTCTATCAAAGTTAATGAAAGCATTcatgaaagacaaaaaaaaaacatttcccaTGTTTTCACAGGGGGAAGTGACTACCgcatcttttttttgtaaatactaGGCATTTGACGAGAATTGACTTTTCTTGTGAGcctattaatatttaatattttatttaaatatcaagcaatttttttttttgtaaatatgtaatgaaaaaaacaagaattcaCATGAAATTCGtcgttaaaatgtaaaaaacaacgaaaaaaatgtcgctTCTTGTGGACTATTGAGACGACActtcatcatttattttgatgGAAACTCAATACTTTTCCTTTCTcacttttaagacaaaaaacttttcaaatgtttatttacCCAAAACACTTCAAAGTACATCGATACcgtatttttaggaaaaaatgttttttttgcacccaaaatattttaagtgtcTTTTTGAAgtagtttttgttaaatagtCAAGGACCGGAACCGATTGACGCTCAGAAAAAACGTGAGAAGATCATTGAATCaacgaaaataatttgtaattttatgtaatgaaagatttttactcaaaaaattgtcgtatagtaagattttaaattgattttaaaggcaattttttgaataatataaaaacacaatgatgcaaaataaaaattaaaagaaaattaaaaagaaaaaaaaagataaaattttggaaaaaaagaatttataattttttttataataaaattagtacctacatgttatttttcttcatttatattttcattaaatttttaataattttttttataaaattttgtaacgtttttaatcatgattttttacattgaataATGTTTTCcaaatttgctaaaatatttttttttaatttcgagaaaagtcacgtgattatttttttaatgttcttttttttttgaaaaaattgaaataataaaatttcttgagagcccaaaagttaaaatccgacgaattttctcttaattttaattatttaatttttcgctcTTAATATGTAGTtacacattatttttttataataaaaataagctataaaaatctttacaaTTCAAAGTCCGTCAAGGCAATTGACGGAAAATATGGAAAGAGTGTGTCCAGCTGTTAGTCATCTTCCATCAACTTATAAATAAAcgttttcttaatatttcatCCGaaccaaaacaaaacattaattCCATATGATTCTATTGTTCTGTCGAAGAAcattatgtaaaatatttcatctagaatatttttttcgggcAATTTATTAAACATGAAATGCATTTGTctacatcttttttttttatctcaaatgaagatacaaaaattaattgtttatttttttaaatattttgtaaaaaaaataagcataaAAAACTTGTAATGATGTCTTTAGCACatcgtttgtttatttgttattttttcattcatttagaAAAACATAGAAATGGCATGTGCTAGTTTTATTATAATGAATGACTGCAACTCTTCCATTCGCATGCATCACAACGCAAACAAACATTTGGTCCTTTTTTGTGTGGTCCTCAAGATCTTTTGCAAATAACCCATTTTTACTATTATTCTTCTCCTATTTCAGACGTGGCCGTTCATCTTTCAGCAAATGCATGACAAAGCACCGCCGACACCCAGTCGACATCCGCAAAGtagttacaacaacaacaacaatgacgGCGAAAAGGCAGCGATGATGTCGGAGAACAAAAGTTGGAATGATTTTTCCTTTAGTGAAATGGAATTTTATGAGAGCAAGTCATTTTTGGGAAACGGAtatgaaatgtttaaaaatgaacatGCAACTGAATTGGCCTGAAGtattaaagaaaagtttttttttaagcgaGATAAGTTAAGTTTTATTGTAAGGAAAGAATTTGTACTCAAAACTATCAACCAAAGGAAGTAATAAATAGAATGTGAacgaatgaaatatttttattgaatatccGACGGTAAGTCAGATTTATTTCACTAGAATTTTACACTTGATTATTTCGATTTATTCATGGAATTTTACTCAAATCCTTTATTTTAAAGCAcgtgttttgcaaaaaaaaaattaatacggCCTGTCgacaaaccacaaaaaaatgacaaattgcgTAATAAATTATCTGTTTCAACACGAGTTTAACGGGCATCATGCCCCTAATTCTCCTACAATTTACATCTTCTTTCTGTAATTCGATACTTTCTtgatcatatttaatttttcttcggaTTTGAAAATATCCTTGCACACAGAACATGTGTCTGTTTGGGTTAAATAAGCatgtaaaattatatcaatatgaagaaatttacGGAACGATTAGTATTAATGACGGATATTTGTTATAAGTATttagttcatttctgttcctcgtaaatttaattattaattgactGTGAAAGTCTAGGAAGTGTGttgatttattcaaatttatcgtaaaatttttatagttatcgagtctttttttttgatatcttgtaaaatattttttgcgtcgcaaatcataaatttaaatatcataattaaagttatttaaatgaaataaatttatataagcGATTTTTAGAGCCATCACTTTTATTTAGAGCCATTTGATTCTTCtctgaaatattttgcaatgaaaaaatttgaactaatcTTGTCAAAATCGATAATCTACAATAAAATTgcggtttttatttttgttattttttaatctttatcaATATAGGCCACCTTTGTgttatttaatcataaaatcaaatatcaacaaattaaatttagctcAAAAGTAaccaaatattgaaaattttacaacttcTAGAAGATTCCGGAAGTCTGTAAGTGTAAGAG
It encodes:
- the LOC134828791 gene encoding transcription factor 21-like, with product MPKRKRSSTPESLDDGVDDDLVDEKGMPIQRNAANARERARMRVLSSAFYKLKTIIPWVPRDTKLSKLDTLKLATNYISFLASVLKGEPVDMISRSMQQPQKLTWPFIFQQMHDKAPPTPSRHPQSSYNNNNNDGEKAAMMSENKSWNDFSFSEMEFYESKSFLGNGYEMFKNEHATELA